TCGCTGGTATAGATATTAATACTAGATTCTGCTTTTACTTAATTAATTATGAAACATTCGTCTGAAATAGTATAGCAGGCGTAAAAATCACTAGAACAGAATTTTTCCGTGTATTTATGTAGAAACTTTCGGAAACCGCCACAAAGCTATAGCCGAACTCTGTGTCAAATTAAATAAGATATCGGGAAGAATAACTAACTTTTGAACTGACTATCAAAAAACATATTCTCAATGGCGTTATTTTCTAAGAAATTAATCAACAACACCCTTCTTTTTGACATGAAATTAAAAAATTAATTTCCAGAATCTTATCATCAATCATTTACTTTTAACAAGAATTCCAATATTATTTTAAGACAATACTTTTCATTAAGATAAAGAAAGGATTCTAATAATGGAATAACAGATCATTCTTCTTTTCCTATCTAAAATTGCCAAAACCTGTTCTAACACTCGAAAGGTTTTGGCTATTGCTAAAAAATTGAGTTTGATTTGCCTAGTATGAAGTTTCCCTTTTATTTTTTCATAATTTATAGCATGAAAAAAAATAAAAAATAGTTCGACAAAAGGAAATTACGCTGTATGAATTTGCATTAATAGAAAAAGAAAATGCAGATTTATGATCGCCATAAGTCTCGACTAATCACTGTTTTATATCAAATACATAAATACAAATAAATAGTAAAAAAGGCGTGATCGAAATCAATAAAAGATTGGCATTTTTTAACACTCTTCTCTTTTTTCGATTCAAAACTATGGTTTCTATCATTAAAAAAAATACCCATAGTACAGCAAAAGATATTAATTCCATGAATATAAATAACTTATCATGACTGTATAGTTTTTTTTGCATTGATAAAAGATATACTGAAATTACAAGAAAAATTGCAACTCTAATAACTAAATGAACAACAATATTTTTGTTTTTTAGCGAATCTCCATCTACTCGTCTTTTCTTCATTTTATTTAATCTATTGATTAATATTTATTATTAATACTAGCTACTATAAAAAACTTAAACCGCATTATTGATAGCATTAAGCTCTTCTACTATTTGAATTTTGGTTACCACAGACAGAACAAAAACCTTATATTAAACATTATAGTAACGCTCAAAGTTTTTTATTTGTTTAAAATACACATCCCTATGTATCAGAAACATTTTCTTGAGCTATTCTTTTTTCAAGTATGAAATCAATCTTTCTACTTGTTAAATATTTTTACGAATTTATTTATTCGTTAAGCGAGTATTATTTTATGTTTGAAAATTTTACAACAGATTTACCTATAGCGCTATAGTGTTTGTCTTTAAATGAAAAACGTCTTTCAATTACAAAATTAAACTTCTTTTTAGTTTCAGCCATTCTGACAATTTCGCTTGGCAAATCTACCTCAACATCCCCTTCACTATCTTTTGCATTTACATATGAGCCAGTTGTTGTAATAACAAAATCACGGAAAAACTTTTTATTATTATCATTAACCACTCTATATGAACTTGACCACTCTGTACTTATATTATTAAGAGAATAGTAATTTACTTCCATTAAAGGCTTATATTTTCCGTCAATACCAACAAGGAGATAAAGATCACCTGAAGAAGAACTACCAAAGGCCCCATTTTCATGTACAAGTGTTAACGCGTACTGGTCTTCACCAATTTCTACCAATTTTGGCACAGGAGATTCAGCAAAAGAACCAAAAGCCTCAATAGCAGGTTGAAAAGATTTCATTTCCCATGAATTACTATTTTTCTCAAATTTAGCGATACTCAAAAGACCACCAGTAAATCTGCTGGTTCGTCCTCCGTCTTCATCATAAATAGAATGATTAAAGATCATGAACTTAAATTCATTTCCTTTGGAATCTGAATAATCAATATTTGTAAGTAATCGCGTAGCAACACCTTCAGTATATGGAAATAATTGATCTTCTAAAAAACCATTCACATCAATATAAGAAACTGGCTTGCAGCTTGTACATTTCCAACTCAGAAAAGTATTATGATCAGGAAAATTATATAATTTACCAGGAAATAACATTTGCATGGTTTCTACAGGATCTAGTTGTCCTTTTATCCTTAATGTTCTTTTAGTATTTAAAATGGTATCACTAATATTTTTAAGCTTTACAATATCATCGTTTTGAGCTGAGCACGTAGAAATAAAAAGAAAGAAAAAAAGAGTAGATAGAATATGACGTATACCTAGTGCATTTGAGTCAGGGTATCCTACTGTGCCAACTCCATTTTTAAGTTTTTGAGGAGCAGAAATTAAATTTTTCATTTGTAATAATTTTAATTTTTTCATATTTAAGAATTATAACTATCTGTAGTATGACCGTTTTTAGGTTTGTTTGTTTTTAAAACTAACAAACATATAATACATTCCATTATAAAGCATTTAGAACAAGTCATAAAATCATAACAATAAGCTTTATTTGCAAGATGTAAAACTACAAATTGATTAGTGTACTGTATACTCCACTACGATTTTTAGCCTTTTTATTTACCAGATAATACATTATTAGAGATGGATCTATTAGAAACGTTAGTGCTGAAATAGAATTTTCGATTTCAATTTGTTTTCGTGCGAACATGAAACGGAAATAATTCGAAAGATTATTACTAAAATCATTTTATTTACTTTATTAATATTTATTTTCACTAATATGAACTATAAAAAAAGCCTAATTGTTTCCTAATTTAGGTAATGAGAACTCAGCGTAAGATTCTATAATTGCTGTATATTTTTACGTAATAAAAAACAAAAAAAATAGCAAATGCAGCTATGGCATTTCGCTTATGGCATTAATATTCCAAAATTAAACCCGGTATCAAAACATTTATCATTTGCCTGCGCCTTTTCAATTAATTGGTCAAATAATAAATATTCTCCGGCACAATAATCAAAATATTCTTTCATAGGGTCACTCTGTATATCGAAAAAGATCACGCATAGTAGTTGGCTATCTTGAGAACGCAAGGCCTGTCAGAAATCCGTTTCAGTCCTATCATTTATACAGAGCTATGTTCTTATCATCTTTTCTATTGAGCCTCAATAAAACATTAACTTCCTTTACTCCTAATGGCAATGTTTTGAGGGAATAGCTTTTTTATCTTCCCATATTATTCTTTAGGGAGCAGAACCAAATGTTCCAACAGTTGTTGCGATGATTTTAGTATCCTGGCAAATTAAATTTTCCTAAACAGCTAATCAAATTTACCCGTTAATAAAGCAGGGCTCTCATATAATCGAACCCTTTACTTGATCGTAACTTGTTAGCTATTGTTGTGTGATCAGGTTTTAATAAATTAAATCTTATTACAGTATTTTTCAACCTTATCGAATCACGACCATTTGAAATTTGCATGTACTTTTGCATGTAATAGAATTATTTCCAATACAATTTTTGACGATATAATAATCATCAATTTGTTATTTATCCTCAGTAGAGTCCGCATGGAGCAATCTAATACCTTCAAGTATTTATTAAAAAACATTATCACCAACTGTTTCGCCAGTTGTTTCATCTGTTTTCTTAATTAATTTAAAAAGCTATAAGAAATAAAGGTAGAACTACAATTATTAATGATTGCGAAGAAATTTGCATGGGGACATATTCGGAACCAGTTATAATGAATTTTTAAACAACAAAAAAAAGGATCTTTAATATTTATCTGTCAACAATCATGTACTATAGAAAATGATGACAAAGAAAAAACAAACAACCATCAACCAGCCTTATTTTGGAAAACATAACGAAAAGGGGGTGAAAACAGCCTCCTTTGTGGGGCTTTTTTTAAGTATTTCTGCAACTCTTTTCATCTGGGCAGGATCAGAAAGAATTAATTGTTCACCACTTATCTGGAAGGTCTCACTCTGCATCAACTTGATTTTTTTTGCCTTGACCTGGATTACATATCTTCCGTTCAGGAAAACTGACAAACTCCTAGGAAACGGCATGATGGCTATGTTTTGTATGATCAGCGTTTTTTGGATATTTGGTTTTGCAGGATTTTATTTCTATTTCCTCTTTGCTTCTATTCATTTATGGGTGAAAATTTCTATATCCGTTGGCATGACTCTCATATTGATACATCTCGTTTATCAAACTCACAATGACATTGAGAAGGCGTTTCGACACAATAAGAATCTGTTTTCCCTTATGTATGTGGAAGAAGAGCATGCGTATACTATTACACAAAAAGCAGCCAACTTTCTTGATAAGGCAAAGCCTGCCAGAAATCCGCTTCGGTCTTATCATCTATACGCAGCAATTTTCTTACCTATTTTTGTATTGAGCTTGAATGAAATATTGACTCCTACTACTAGTAATGGCCACAGCCCTTTTTGGTTATTGGCTTTTTTGTGTTCCCCAATGCTTGTTTGGGGAGTAGACCCCTTTGTTCAAATATTTGTCACGAGGATTTATTACCCAATCACATTAGAACATAATACAGGAAAACCTGTTTTAATGAAAGATTGGTAAATACAGTAAAACTGGACAAAAAATACGATACAATAATTAAACAAAATGTTAGTAACTTTTAGTCCGGCTTAAATATGTCACTCTATTTTAGCTATTAGAAAAACTTAAAGATGGTCCGAATTACGAAACATTCACACCAATATTACATAAGAACCCTTCCTTCAAGAGGTATTTTTACAATAACAACAGTTATTAAATCCCGAATAAACACTTAATCTTTAATAGCTTACATTTATTTAAATATATAAACAAATAAATTATCCATCTTACTAATTCTCTTAATTGCCTGAGCATGTAAAAAAGAAGAAATGAGAGTAAATTAAAAAAAAATAAGAGTTGTTAAATAATTTATAAATCCCCGACGAAATAAAATGTCATCTTGCATTTCGTTGGAAAAATCTTGGGATAAGCATTTTGGTACTTAATAGTAGATCCGAAAGATTCGAGATTAAAAAGACTTAAGAATTTGCATGCGCTTTGAGTAAATACAGTAACAAAATTAGATAAAAATAACATTTAATAAAATAAGGAAAGTTACTCACTGAGTGGCTTTCCTTTATTTTACTTAAGAAATTAAATATTCGTCGAAAATAAGATCTTTATTATTAAATAACATATTGTGAAGAGTCGGAATTTAATTTTAAAGTTTCGACTGGAAAAATGTAAAAACATAAAAACATTAGTACGATATTTTCTTAATTTCACCAAATAAGTCAAATAATATTGTGTTTTCTCTCCTCCCATTATTTAACAACATAAAGATCTTTGTTTATTACATTTTTTTCGCCATCTTAAAGAAATACCTAACTGCCTATTTTGTTGTAGCATCATCATTTTCTTTCGCATCTTTTTAAGTCTTCTTTTTATCTTTTCACAATACATAACATGCAAAATCTGCCTAATTAGCTTAGTAGGCAGATTTGAATTCTGCCATTCAGATAATTTATTTAATAATTTATGTAAAACCGTTTAGGATATCTGTACTGATATGGTTATATAAAAAAGACCTATCATCGTATTATTATGTCTTAATGAAAAAACCCAAAGATGTACCTGCGTGTACTTTTGCTAACGGAATAGAAGCAAGTGTAAAATGATTTAAGATCAGTGTTCTTTTCCAGCGATGCCCCATAAATAAAATTATATTTCTAACGCTAATCATTATACTATTTATTCCTAATAGCAACTATAAAGTTACTTATAAGAATTAGTTTAAAAAAGCAAAGTATTGAATGAAACACGAAAAAAATATAAAAATCCTTTTGGAACTATTCCTAAGAGTTTGTCTGTAATGAATATTAAAGCTTTAAAGATCCCACATAGACTAATTAATCTAAGCATACACCATTAAGGTCAATAAAATGATTTTTGTTAACAAAGTGAAGTCCAGAAATCACTAAAAAAAACGGGGAGGAACTGAAAATCCATAAGAGTATGACAAAAATAAATAAAAATCAATGATTACAAGAAAAATATTAACATGTGCATTTCTTATTACATGCGCAACAAGTTTTTCACAAACAAGTAAAGAGATAAAATACCGTAGAAGTTCTCTTCATACTATTTTAATCGAATCAGAAAATTTTCCAAAAAAGGACAAGGTTATAAATGCCTATAATAATGCTCCCTTCCCGGATAAATATGATAATCATTCAATTAGTGAAAAATCATTTGATGCAAAAAAATATGGTTTGGTTAATGAATCTTCGGATCAGGAAATGATGATCGCTATAAATAAATACCTGAAAGATAATAAAATCGCCAATAAACTTGTAGCTAAATGGTTTAACAGAAAAGCTAACGGAACATTTGACATTGACATGGTAAGCCAAAGGGGGTTAAATAATGCATCGTTTACCGATATAAAAACTGCAGAGGCCTCTTCTGAAGGAAAGACATTATTACAATCAGCAGGTTTAGAGCTAATAGGAAACACATTTGTTGTAGTTTCGAAAATGAAATTTATCGAAAATGAACCTGTTGCAAGAGCCGCAAGAGAAGCGGCGATAGTTGCTGCAAATAAAATCTCCATATCCCTTCTAAGAAGCAAGGCTATCGATGTTGCTGAAAAAGCTTATGAAAAAGGAAAAGTAGGCTATTCTGTTTGGACAACTTCTTATTTGTACAAATTAAAATGGGATGATGTAACCAGCAATACTTTCTACCAGGATTTATGGATTGATAATTCTACAACCGGGAATTTAGCAACCAAAAAAGCACAATTTGACAAGTCTGATTTATTTCAACTGGAATATATCGGTTCAGAGAATTCTACAAGTTTAGTCACATTCTCCCTTAACGAAAAAAGAACAGAGGACCAAATTATTGATCTTGCCGTAACTAGAAATGTAGACAATGTTTATGCCAAACTTCAGAAAAAATATGATGTATTTAAAACCAAAACACCATTATTTACAGGAAATCCGATTACTGCAAAAATTGGAATAAAAGAAGGTATTGAACCGGGAGATAAATTTGATGTTTTGGAAGCGAATATGGATCCTAAAACTGGAATTATTGAATATAAAAAGAAGGGATCTATCAAAGTTAGTAAAAATCAAATTTGGGACAATCGTTATACTGGAGGACTACCTCTTTTAGATGATGATGGAAATGAAATTAAATCAACAATTGAGGCAACAACATTTGAAGGCGGAAGTAAATATTATCCAGGAATGCTAATCATACAAGTTAATTAGTTTTAAATCAATTAAAAATGAAAAAAATTATAATCACATTACTTCTACTGATCATTTCTTCGATTACAATTAATGCCCAGCAAAGAAAAGCCAATAAAGATACTGAAGCATGGCGATATGAAATTGAAGCTGTTCAAACCGGAATTCAGGGAACGTACCTTATAAAAGTTTGGTCTTATTCTAAAAAACCCGAAGTAGCAACAGAACAATGCAAAAAGAATGCTATTCATGGAATTATTTTTAAGGGATTTGCAGGCAAATCTGGTGTTCCAGGTCAAAGTCCACTGACTAACAATTCGGATTTAGAAATTGAAAAAGCCGATTTTTTTAAGACTTTTTTTAGTGATGGCGGGAAATACATGAAGTTTGTTACACTGTCAAACGATGGTGCTGTTGATGCTGAAGATCGCATGAAAATAGGTAAAGAATATAAAATCGGAGTAATTGTATCTGTAAATGTATCGGAATTACGTAAAGACTTAGAAACTGCCCAAATAATCAAATCTCTTTCAAGTGGATTTTAGTCTTTAAAAGAAGTAAATGATACTCCTTTAGACATTGTTCCCTTAGACTATTTCATCTTAGAAAGAAATAATTATAAAGAAAATAAACACCTTGTAAAAAAATGAAAAAAACACTGTTACTTTTTGCACTTCTATTAAGTGTAACAATCAATTCTAATGCGCAAGCAAAAAAACCAACTATTATGGTCGTCCCTAGTGATGTTTGGTGTAATCAGCGAGGTTATATGTTTGAATTTTATAATCAGGGCTCAATTGTGAAAGTCCCTGATTACAAAACTGCATTACAGGAAGATTCAGATCTTTTGATTGTTATTAGTAAAATAAATGAATTAATGGCCTCCAGAGGATTTCCTTTAAAAAACCTGGAATCAACGCTGAAATCGTTGCAAAGTGAATCAGCAGAAGATGCCATGGTAACAAGCAAAACAAGTGGTGCTGCTATTGCCGAAAGCCCGATTGATAAATTAAAAAAAGTAGCTAAAGCCGACATTATCATACAAATTATGTGGGACGTAAATACAATGGGACCCAAACACTCTGTAACATTTAATCTTCAGGGATTAGATTCTTACACCGATAAACAAGTTGCAGGTGCATCGGGAACCGGAGCCGAATTAATTGGATCCAATCTGCCTGTAATGTTAGAAACTGCAGTACTATCTCATATCGATAATTTCAATACCCAATTGATGAGTCATTTTGATGATATGTTCACCAATGGTAGAGAAATAACATTGAGATTGAAAAAATTTGATTCTTTTAAAGGTGATTTTGAAACAGATTACGGCGGAGACGAATTAGGAAATCAGATTGACAATTGGATGAAAAACAATACCGTAAAAGGTCGTTTTAGTGCATCTGATGTAACTGAAAATATGATGCTCTTCGAACAGGTCAGAATTCCACTTTTTGATGCAAGCGGCAAAGCTATTGACACAAAAGGATGGGCAAAAGGACTTCAAAAATATTTAAAAGATACCTATAAAATTGAGTCAAAATTAATGACCAAAGGATTGGGTCAGGCATCTATTGTAGTAGGAGAAAAATAATTATAATATTAAAGATGAAAAAAATAATTTTAATATGCTGCATGCTGGTAGTAGTATTGGCAAATGCACAGTCTTCCACTGTACCTGATAGCAGTCCAAAAATAGATATCTCAGCATACGTTTCGCCATATCAGGTAGAAGATATGACGGATATTGCGCGCAATAATCTCGAAAACAAGTTATCTCAAATCATTACCTCTAGCGGTTTAGGAGTTAGTTCTGAAAATTCAAGATTTATAATAACGGCAAATATTGTTGTCTTATCCAAGGACATTACACCAACAGCACCGCCAATGCAGGCCTACACATTAGGAGTAAATCTTTATATAGGCGATGGTATGGAAGGAATTAAGTTTTCAAACTGTTCTGTAACATTAAAAGGTGTGGGAGAAAACGAGACTAAAGCATATATGTCCGCTCTAAAAAACTTAAAAATAGAAGATCCCAAATATCAAGATTTTATTGAAAAAGCGAAAGTTAAAATTGTAGAATATTACAATCGTAAATGTGATCTTATCATAAAAGATGCTAAACTGCTGGCAAGTCAAAATCAGTTTGATGCTGCCTTATTTAAATTGGCAACCATTCCTGATGTTTGCAAAGCTTGCTATGACAAAAGTACGCTAGAATCGAAAGTAATTTATAAACAGTATATAAACTATGACGGTAAAACCAAATTAACACAGGCAAAAAACATTTGGGCCAAGCTTCAAAATGAAGACGGAGCATATTCTGCCAGTCAATACCTTATCGAAATCGACCCTAATTCAACTTCTTATACTGAGGCCAAAGCTCTTACAAATAGTATTGGAGCCAAAATTTTAGCCGATAACAATAAGGAATGGTCTTTTAAATTGAAAGTATATCAGGATGAAATTGCTGCAAATAAAGCTACTTTGCAAGCCGAAAGGGATATCGCTACAGCTTATGCAAAATCAATATCGGTGGATTATATAGTAACAGGCTGGTGGTAATTTGTGATGCAAATTTAGCAACTACAAACTCAGATAAAAAACAAGAAGTTTTTATAAATCTTTTTTAAGTAGCAGTATATTATTCCTATTACTAATAATCAAGATCTTTTCTTGAAGTCCAAATATGAATTATTATTATTATTATTATTATTATTATTATTATTATTATTATTATTATTATTATTATTATTATTATTATTATTATTATTATTTAATTGCTATTTGAAAGTGAATTAAAAAGACCAATCCACCATAAAACTTTAATGATGGATTGGTTTTTAATTTTTAAAAACAAGCTTAACAAATAACAAATACTGCGTTGGCTCACCTAAAGATACTATGAAATTGAAAAGTCTGATTACATCACTCAAAATAGCAATGGCGCCTATACTCTCCCCAACCTTATTATCTAGTTTATTTGTTATTTTTAATAATAAATAAATTTACTTTTAGAATTTAATATATAGTAGCCCTAAAACGTTAATTTACTTTATTTTAAATCGTGCCAGACTACCTACTCTATGGCCTATGTCTTCATTAGTGAATATAGTGTCCCTTTTCGTTAATATTTTATAATCAAAAAAAAAGTATAAAGAACACAAGAAATTTTGGCAAAGATTAATCAATAGCTTTTTGGTCTCTTTTAAGATTTTATATTCTTTATACAACTAGCCATATCAAATTGAAATCTTTGACATTACTGTTACGGGAGCTCATCATTTGTACCCGTATCTACAGTACCCAAATCACCAGGCAGCACCTTTGGTGGCGATGGAATCGGTGGCGCATTGGGTAAATCGAAGCGTGCGATCCACATATCCGGGCCCCGAACTATTTCTAACACGCTCGGGCGTCGCAAGACACGCAACAGACTGTTGACAAACACATATGGTTCCGGCAATCCTTCTTCAGGCGCACCTAACCGCGGGAAATTACCTGCGCGGATCAGCAGGCATGCATCAATACGCTCAACTCCAATATCAGGTCGAGCCAGAGATTTCCGAACCGCCATTTCCCCACCCAGGCGGTTAACAAACACATCGCCTATTAAAGTGTACCAGTTCACGCCTTTGATAAAACCATAATCCTTTACTTTTGCACCAGGATGAGGGTAGGGGTAAAAAGTATATGCTCTTTCTGATGGCTTACCCTTATAAGAACGCACCACGTAGTTGTCCTTCTTTATGAAAGCATCACTATCGATTTCGAGCCCACTGAACCGTTTGGCCAATACTCTTTCCTGTTCCACGCAATAATTATCAGATCTATAAGGTCTAATTGGTGACAGCCCTCCATAACCCCCACGTACCGGAAGATGCTCGCATACAAATCGTAAAAAACTTTCGTATTGTTCGATTCCTTGCAGGTTTACCACAAAATCCATCGGCATATGGAATTTCAGAAATGAAAGCTGACCACCATCACAGCCCTTAGGCCACACATTCTTCTCTCCAGGTTGGCAGTAGTCTTGAGAGAGCTCATTATTGGTCAGTGTTGTTATTTGATATTCTGCCGCCGTATTCTCATCGGTAGCACTGGAACGCACTACGCTTACTTTGTAGTACGGCGGAGTCTCTAGAATTGCACTCCGGATCGCTTCCAGTCCCTTTGGCGTACGTTTTGTAAATCCACCCAAATCCTTATCCTTACCTCCCTTGAGATGTTCGCCAAACATTTGTTCGAAGCGGTCAAAGCAGGCAAGAATACCTTGTCGTACATCTGGTTTAGAACCACGTTCGAAGAATACCGTACCAATCACACCCGGTAGGATCGCCAACCGCCCATCGGCCTTATACAAATATAGCTCGTCACGATAGCGCTCCAGCGCATCATGCGGGGTCAGTATTAAATTCTGATCAAAAGAAGTCATAGTTATTTTCATTTTTAAATATTTATCATGTAAAGTTTCTATTTATGTTTTTACACCAGATACAGCAATTAATGCATAGTGAGATCTTCCAAATAAAAACAAGACAGTTTATTGCTTTCCATCTGTCTCTACGAAATTCGTTTATGAAATAATCAAAAAAAGTATTTGATAAATTATTATGATAATGTCCTCTAGGGATTTTTATAGGGTATTGCTATCCGATCTTCCATAAAGCCTGATCTCAAAATAACACTTCCTAACTACCAATCCTTTATTAAAAACCTGCTTGCCTGTTTCTGGTTCCAATTTAATGGGTAATAGACCATAACCATTAATGTCTGGATGAAAACATCTCTAAGCCACAATAATACCGGCACATTAAAAAACGCAATCACAAAAAAATTAACATGCGAAACACCAACAATAGGTATCAACGGAGGATCCCAAGAGAAGATAAAAGACATCAATATGGTAAGAGATACATATCTATTCCGTTCTGGCCGTGCTTTCTACATAAGCTTCAAGGTCTTACAGGGAAACCTAAATGTATTTCCTTCATTGACATACACGCTTTTAAAAACATTTTTTTTTGACTTAAATGCTTGCTTAATATCATTAAAAATAATCCAACTTCTGCATATGAGAGCAATAGCCATTTCAAATCCGGAAACAGTCATTTATTTGCGTAAACATAAAATAGAAATAGAACATTCAGAACTCGAGTGACCAGAGATAGCCAGGAAAAAGAATACTAAAAGCAATCCATATTCATACAGCTGATTAATTTTCTAAAAGGAATATAGATAATCCAAATAATAATGAAAGCTATAAGATTTATGACGATCGAAATTTTCCACACCATTGGTGAAGCGCATAAATCTTTTGTACCAGCCCAAATAAAAAAGTCCCTTGTACAGGGACTATAATAAATCAACAAATGAGGCAGGCTTCATTAATCGCCATAGAACTTACCCACATATGGAAGATATTCTTTCTCTGGTAGATTTTTTCATAATTCGATTTCTATCTATTTAAGTTTATTCTTTTCCAATCTCATCTAACTCATCTACTAATCTTTTAGGATCTGTCCCATATTCATTATATCCTTTTTCTCCTTGAGTACAACCCAAAACTATATTATAGAAAGGAATAAACATACACCAACCACTTTTACCAACATCATGCATTCTCCTAACAGCTACCGCTATACCTGGCAAAAGAAAAACTAATGTATATATACTATAAAGTAAACCAAAATGTCCCACTCCAATCGTTAAACCATAAGTAGTATCTACGATTTTAAGAACTGTTAAAATAATAGCATTTACCAAACAATAATACCAATACTATTTCCTTCTCGCTCTTCCTTTAAAATTCGCATAGTTGTCAATAACTACCTTTTTGTACATTTTTAACATAATAAAACTTTAAATTTGTCCCTACTCTTTATGGATTTTCAGTTACTCCGTTACTTTTTAATAAAGCACAAAATTACTTGTTTTTTAAACCCTTTCAAGGAGATAAAGAGACATTAAAACACAAGGAAACAACATATTTAAGAACAAAAAACATTCCGAACTCTCAGCACAAAAAAGCGCTATAATACCCGGTTCACCTGAATGATGTTATGAAACATTTTCAAGAGTCAGATTGCATTATTTAAAATATCAATGGCGGCCATCCTCTCCCCGACCTCTTATTATGTATTGTCCAAAAATAATTTCACTTTGAACATCTGCCTCTATGTTATATTAATAACAAATAAATTTACTTTGAATTTAGCATATAGTAGCCCTAAAACGTTAATTTACTTTATTTCAAATCGTACCAGAGATTACAAAAGAA
This genomic window from Flavobacterium sp. 9 contains:
- a CDS encoding type VI immunity family protein, with product MKITMTSFDQNLILTPHDALERYRDELYLYKADGRLAILPGVIGTVFFERGSKPDVRQGILACFDRFEQMFGEHLKGGKDKDLGGFTKRTPKGLEAIRSAILETPPYYKVSVVRSSATDENTAAEYQITTLTNNELSQDYCQPGEKNVWPKGCDGGQLSFLKFHMPMDFVVNLQGIEQYESFLRFVCEHLPVRGGYGGLSPIRPYRSDNYCVEQERVLAKRFSGLEIDSDAFIKKDNYVVRSYKGKPSERAYTFYPYPHPGAKVKDYGFIKGVNWYTLIGDVFVNRLGGEMAVRKSLARPDIGVERIDACLLIRAGNFPRLGAPEEGLPEPYVFVNSLLRVLRRPSVLEIVRGPDMWIARFDLPNAPPIPSPPKVLPGDLGTVDTGTNDELP
- a CDS encoding DUF6175 family protein, with protein sequence MKKTLLLFALLLSVTINSNAQAKKPTIMVVPSDVWCNQRGYMFEFYNQGSIVKVPDYKTALQEDSDLLIVISKINELMASRGFPLKNLESTLKSLQSESAEDAMVTSKTSGAAIAESPIDKLKKVAKADIIIQIMWDVNTMGPKHSVTFNLQGLDSYTDKQVAGASGTGAELIGSNLPVMLETAVLSHIDNFNTQLMSHFDDMFTNGREITLRLKKFDSFKGDFETDYGGDELGNQIDNWMKNNTVKGRFSASDVTENMMLFEQVRIPLFDASGKAIDTKGWAKGLQKYLKDTYKIESKLMTKGLGQASIVVGEK